One genomic segment of Mycolicibacterium gilvum includes these proteins:
- the hisD gene encoding histidinol dehydrogenase — protein sequence MDSVNVSPALLRRIDLRDTALSAARLRTALPRGGVDVDAVVPKVRPIVDAVAARGADAALEYGASFDGVRPDRVRVPSNKLTEALDTLDDDVRTALEVAIERTRIVHADQRRTDTTTTLAPGATVTERWVPVERVGLYVPGGNAVYPSSVVMNVVPAQTAGVDSLVIASPPQKTNPDRFAGLPHPTILAAAALLGVDEVWAVGGAQAVALLAYGGTDTDGETELAPVDMITGPGNIYVTAAKRICRSQVGIDAEAGPTEIAILADHTADPVHVAADLISQAEHDEMAASVLVTDSTDLADATDRELALQLETTVHRERVTAALRGRQSAIVLVDDVDAGVRTVNAYAAEHLEIQTADAAQVANRIRSAGAIFVGPYSPVSLGDYCAGSNHVLPTAGCARHSSGLSVQTFLRGIHVVDYTEAALKDVSGYVITLANAENLPSHGEAVRRRFES from the coding sequence ATGGACAGCGTGAATGTATCGCCAGCGCTCCTGCGGCGCATCGATCTGCGCGACACGGCGCTGTCGGCGGCCCGGCTGCGCACCGCGCTGCCTCGCGGCGGCGTCGACGTCGACGCCGTGGTGCCGAAGGTGCGACCCATCGTCGACGCGGTGGCCGCGCGCGGCGCCGACGCGGCGCTCGAGTACGGCGCCTCGTTCGACGGCGTGCGGCCCGACAGGGTTCGGGTGCCGTCGAACAAGCTGACCGAGGCGCTGGACACGCTCGACGACGACGTGCGCACCGCGCTCGAGGTCGCGATCGAGCGGACCCGCATCGTGCACGCCGACCAGCGCCGCACCGACACCACGACCACGCTGGCTCCGGGTGCGACGGTGACGGAGCGGTGGGTGCCCGTCGAGCGGGTCGGCCTGTACGTGCCGGGGGGCAATGCCGTCTACCCGTCCAGCGTCGTGATGAACGTCGTGCCCGCCCAGACCGCGGGCGTGGACTCGCTGGTGATCGCGAGCCCCCCGCAGAAGACGAACCCGGACCGGTTCGCCGGTCTGCCGCACCCGACCATCCTCGCCGCCGCCGCGCTGCTCGGCGTGGACGAGGTGTGGGCGGTCGGCGGCGCGCAGGCGGTCGCCCTGTTGGCCTACGGCGGCACCGACACCGACGGCGAGACCGAGCTGGCGCCGGTCGACATGATCACCGGTCCCGGCAACATCTACGTGACCGCCGCCAAGCGCATCTGCCGGTCGCAGGTCGGTATCGACGCCGAGGCGGGTCCGACCGAGATCGCGATCCTCGCCGATCACACCGCCGACCCGGTCCACGTCGCGGCCGATCTGATCAGCCAGGCCGAGCACGACGAGATGGCGGCCAGCGTCCTTGTCACCGACAGCACCGATCTCGCCGACGCCACCGACCGCGAGCTCGCGCTGCAACTGGAGACCACGGTGCACCGGGAGCGCGTCACCGCGGCGCTGCGCGGCCGGCAGTCGGCGATCGTGCTGGTCGACGACGTCGATGCCGGTGTGCGCACCGTGAACGCGTACGCCGCCGAGCACCTCGAGATCCAGACCGCCGACGCGGCTCAGGTGGCGAACCGGATCCGTTCGGCGGGCGCCATTTTCGTGGGTCCGTATTCGCCGGTGAGCCTCGGCGACTACTGCGCCGGGTCCAATCACGTGCTGCCCACCGCCGGCTGCGCACGCCACTCCAGTGGGCTGTCGGTGCAGACGTTCCTGCGCGGTATCCATGTCGTGGACTACACCGAGGCGGCCCTCAAGGACGTCTCGGGCTATGTGATCACGCTGGCCAACGCCGAGAACCTGCCGAGCCACGGGGAGGCCGTCCGGCGGAGGTTCGAGTCGTGA
- a CDS encoding histidinol-phosphate transaminase, translating into MTVFEAGGPGFGVTLDDLPLRDDLRGKSPYGAPQLVVPVRLNTNENPHPPTQALIDDVARSVREVAGELHRYPDRDAVALRTDLAAYLTAQTGNPVGVENVWAANGSNEILQQLLQAFGGPGRSALGFVPSYSMHPIIADGTQTRWLAANRADDFSLDAAAAATAIKEHAPDVVFVTSPNNPTGQSVSLDDLRVLLDALSSQSGGIMIVDEAYGEFSSQPSAIALLAQYPTRLVVSRTMSKAFAFAGGRLGYLVAAPAVIDAMLLVRLPYHLSSVTQAAARAALRHAEETLSSVATLVAERERVSTALTELGFRVIPSDSNFVLFGEFADAPATWQRYLDEGVLIRDVGIPGYLRTTIGLADENDALLAASVRIGAP; encoded by the coding sequence GTGACCGTTTTCGAAGCGGGCGGCCCGGGCTTCGGGGTCACCCTCGACGATCTGCCGCTGCGCGACGACCTACGGGGCAAGTCTCCCTACGGCGCACCGCAACTCGTGGTGCCGGTGCGGCTGAACACCAACGAGAATCCGCATCCGCCGACACAGGCGCTGATCGACGACGTCGCCCGGTCCGTGCGCGAGGTCGCGGGGGAGCTGCACCGCTATCCCGACCGGGACGCGGTTGCGCTGCGCACCGATCTGGCCGCATACCTCACCGCGCAGACCGGCAACCCGGTCGGCGTCGAGAATGTCTGGGCGGCAAACGGTTCCAACGAGATCCTGCAGCAGCTGTTGCAGGCGTTCGGCGGTCCGGGCCGTAGCGCCCTCGGTTTCGTGCCGTCCTATTCGATGCACCCGATCATCGCCGACGGCACCCAGACCCGATGGCTGGCGGCCAACCGGGCCGACGATTTCAGCCTCGACGCCGCCGCCGCGGCGACGGCGATCAAGGAGCACGCCCCCGACGTAGTGTTCGTGACGAGCCCGAACAACCCGACGGGGCAGAGCGTTTCGCTCGACGATCTGCGGGTTCTGCTCGACGCGCTGTCGTCGCAGAGCGGTGGCATCATGATCGTCGACGAGGCCTACGGCGAGTTCTCGTCGCAGCCCAGTGCGATCGCGCTGCTCGCGCAGTATCCGACGAGGCTCGTGGTCAGTCGCACGATGAGCAAGGCGTTCGCGTTCGCGGGCGGCCGGCTCGGCTACCTGGTCGCCGCACCCGCCGTCATCGACGCGATGCTGCTCGTCCGGCTGCCCTACCACCTGTCCTCGGTCACCCAGGCCGCCGCCCGCGCGGCGTTGCGCCATGCCGAGGAGACCCTGTCGAGCGTGGCAACCCTGGTCGCCGAGCGTGAACGCGTGTCGACCGCACTGACAGAACTGGGTTTCCGGGTGATCCCGAGCGATTCGAACTTCGTCCTGTTCGGCGAATTCGCCGACGCACCCGCGACGTGGCAGCGCTACCTCGACGAGGGCGTGTTGATCCGCGACGTCGGGATACCCGGATACCTGCGCACCACCATCGGCCTGGCCGACGAGAACGACGCGCTGCTGGCAGCCAGCGTCCGAATAGGAGCACCATGA
- the hisB gene encoding imidazoleglycerol-phosphate dehydratase HisB, translating into MSRFAKVERKTKESDIVVELELDGTGQVSIDTGVPFFDHMLTSLGTHASFDLTVKAVGDIEIEGHHTIEDTSIVLGQALAKALGDKKGIRRFGDAFIPMDECLAHAAVDVSGRPYFVHTGEPDYMVQFTIAGSAAPYHTVVNRHVFESLAYNARIALHVRTLYGRDPHHITEAEYKAVARALRQAVEYDPRVTGVPSTKGTL; encoded by the coding sequence ATGAGTCGTTTCGCGAAAGTCGAACGCAAGACCAAAGAGTCCGACATCGTCGTCGAGCTCGAACTCGACGGCACCGGACAGGTCAGCATCGACACCGGTGTGCCGTTCTTCGACCACATGCTGACCTCGCTCGGAACCCACGCCAGCTTCGACCTCACGGTGAAGGCGGTCGGCGACATCGAGATCGAGGGCCACCACACCATCGAGGACACGTCGATCGTGCTCGGCCAGGCGCTCGCGAAAGCGCTGGGTGACAAGAAGGGCATCCGCCGATTCGGCGACGCGTTCATCCCGATGGACGAATGCCTCGCGCACGCCGCGGTCGACGTCTCCGGCCGGCCGTACTTCGTGCACACCGGAGAGCCGGACTACATGGTGCAGTTCACGATCGCCGGGTCCGCGGCGCCGTATCACACGGTGGTCAACCGGCACGTGTTCGAGTCGCTGGCCTACAACGCCCGGATCGCCCTGCATGTCCGCACCCTCTACGGGCGCGACCCGCACCACATCACCGAGGCCGAGTACAAGGCCGTTGCGCGGGCACTTCGCCAGGCCGTCGAGTACGACCCGCGTGTGACCGGCGTTCCCTCCACCAAAGGCACTCTGTGA
- the hisH gene encoding imidazole glycerol phosphate synthase subunit HisH, with the protein MTKKLVVLDYGSGNLRSAQRALERVGAEVEVTADPDAAANADGLVVPGVGAFEACMTGLRGIGGEKIIADRLAAGRPVLGVCVGMQILFARGVEFGVESTGCGQWPGAVVRLDAPVVPHMGWNVVDAPASSVLFKGMDAETRFYFVHSYAAQQWEGDPSALLTWATHHVPFLAAVENGPLSATQFHPEKSGDAGAELLSNWVGALS; encoded by the coding sequence GTGACAAAGAAACTGGTCGTGCTCGATTACGGGTCGGGCAACCTGCGCTCGGCGCAGCGCGCACTGGAGCGTGTCGGCGCCGAGGTCGAGGTCACGGCCGACCCGGACGCCGCCGCCAACGCCGACGGGCTCGTCGTACCCGGGGTGGGCGCGTTCGAGGCGTGCATGACGGGGCTGCGCGGTATCGGCGGGGAGAAGATCATCGCCGACCGCCTGGCCGCGGGCCGGCCGGTGCTCGGTGTGTGCGTGGGCATGCAGATCCTGTTCGCGCGCGGCGTCGAGTTCGGGGTGGAGTCCACCGGGTGCGGCCAGTGGCCGGGCGCGGTGGTGCGACTCGATGCGCCGGTGGTGCCGCACATGGGCTGGAACGTCGTCGACGCACCGGCCTCCAGCGTGCTGTTCAAGGGCATGGACGCCGAGACCCGCTTCTACTTCGTGCACTCCTACGCCGCCCAGCAGTGGGAGGGTGATCCGTCGGCGCTGCTGACGTGGGCCACCCACCATGTGCCGTTTCTGGCCGCGGTCGAGAACGGACCGCTCTCGGCGACTCAGTTCCATCCCGAGAAGAGCGGCGACGCCGGCGCCGAATTACTGTCGAACTGGGTCGGGGCGCTAAGTTGA
- the priA gene encoding bifunctional 1-(5-phosphoribosyl)-5-((5-phosphoribosylamino)methylideneamino)imidazole-4-carboxamide isomerase/phosphoribosylanthranilate isomerase PriA, translating into MNPVNASSKLILLPAVDVVEGRAVRLVQGQAGSETEYGSALDAAMQWQSDGAEWIHLVDLDAAFGRGSNRELLADVVGRLDVAVELSGGIRDDESLAAALATGCARVNLGTAALENPQWCAKVVAEHGEKVAVGLDVKIEDGQYRLRGRGWETDGGDLWTVLERLDGEGCSRFVVTDVTKDGTLNGPNLDLLAQVCERTDAPVIASGGVSSLDDLRAIATLTDRGVEGAIVGKALYAGRFTLPQALDAVRT; encoded by the coding sequence GTGAATCCCGTGAATGCCTCTTCGAAGCTCATCCTGCTGCCCGCGGTCGACGTGGTCGAGGGTCGCGCCGTGCGACTCGTGCAGGGGCAGGCCGGCAGCGAGACCGAGTACGGGTCGGCGCTGGACGCGGCGATGCAATGGCAGAGCGACGGCGCCGAGTGGATCCATCTGGTCGATCTGGACGCCGCGTTCGGGCGAGGATCGAACCGTGAGCTGCTCGCCGATGTGGTCGGCCGTCTCGACGTGGCCGTGGAGTTGTCCGGCGGTATCCGCGACGACGAGTCGCTGGCCGCGGCGCTGGCGACCGGCTGCGCGCGGGTGAACCTCGGCACCGCCGCGCTGGAGAATCCGCAGTGGTGCGCGAAGGTCGTCGCCGAGCACGGCGAGAAGGTCGCCGTCGGGCTCGACGTCAAGATCGAAGACGGTCAGTACCGGTTGCGGGGCCGGGGCTGGGAGACCGACGGCGGCGATCTGTGGACCGTGCTGGAACGTCTTGACGGCGAAGGGTGTTCGCGTTTCGTGGTCACCGACGTGACCAAGGACGGAACCCTCAACGGACCCAACCTGGATCTGCTGGCCCAGGTGTGCGAGCGCACCGACGCCCCCGTCATCGCATCCGGCGGAGTGTCGAGTCTCGACGACCTGCGCGCGATCGCCACCCTGACCGATCGTGGGGTCGAGGGTGCGATCGTCGGAAAGGCGTTGTACGCGGGGCGGTTCACCCTGCCGCAGGCACTCGACGCGGTCCGGACGTGA
- a CDS encoding inositol monophosphatase family protein, translating to MTLDRSQLVDLLTTAAGVLDGASAQFIDGHRADSAVAKKGNDFATEVDLAIERRVVAELNRLTGIGVHGEEFGGESLESEQVWVLDPIDGTFNYAAGLPTAAILLGLLIDGEPVLGLTWLPFMDLRYTAILGEQVRCNGAPLPGLEPVSLAESIVGTGTFNIDSRGRYPGRYRVKVLENLSRECSRMRMHGATGVDFAYVAAGVLGGAISFGHHIWDHAAGVALVRAAGGVVTDLDGEPWTASSPSALAAAPGVHEEILQLLRAAGDPKDYL from the coding sequence GTGACGCTCGACCGTTCGCAGCTGGTCGATCTGCTCACCACGGCGGCCGGTGTGCTCGACGGTGCGTCTGCCCAGTTCATCGACGGCCACCGGGCTGACTCGGCGGTGGCCAAGAAGGGCAACGACTTCGCCACCGAGGTCGACCTGGCGATCGAGCGGCGCGTGGTGGCCGAGCTGAACCGACTGACCGGCATCGGGGTGCACGGCGAGGAGTTCGGCGGTGAATCGCTGGAATCCGAGCAGGTCTGGGTGCTCGATCCGATCGACGGCACGTTCAACTACGCGGCCGGGTTGCCGACGGCCGCGATACTGCTGGGTCTTCTGATCGACGGCGAACCGGTGCTCGGGCTGACGTGGCTGCCGTTCATGGACCTGCGTTACACGGCGATCCTCGGCGAGCAGGTGCGGTGCAACGGCGCGCCACTGCCCGGGTTGGAACCGGTGAGCCTGGCCGAATCGATCGTCGGCACAGGCACGTTCAACATCGACTCGCGCGGACGCTATCCCGGCCGCTACCGCGTCAAGGTCCTGGAGAATCTCAGCCGGGAGTGCTCGCGGATGCGCATGCACGGCGCCACCGGGGTCGACTTCGCCTACGTCGCCGCCGGAGTCCTGGGCGGGGCGATCAGCTTCGGCCACCACATCTGGGATCACGCCGCCGGGGTGGCGCTGGTGCGCGCCGCCGGGGGAGTCGTCACCGATCTGGACGGTGAACCGTGGACCGCGTCCTCACCGTCGGCGCTGGCCGCCGCACCCGGTGTGCACGAGGAGATTCTGCAGCTCCTGCGCGCGGCCGGTGATCCGAAGGACTACCTGTGA
- the hisF gene encoding imidazole glycerol phosphate synthase subunit HisF produces MKPASDVATRVIPCLDVDDGRVVKGVNFANLRDAGDPVELAAAYDAEGADELTFLDVTASSSGRSTMLEVVRRTAEQVFIPLTVGGGVRSIADVDVLLRAGADKVSVNTAAIARPELLAELSRQFGSQCIVLSVDARTVPEGSTPTTSGWEVTTHGGRRGTGIDAVEWASQGAELGVGEILLNSMDADGTKAGFDLKMLRAVRGAVTVPVIASGGAGAVEHFAPAVFAGADAVLAASVFHFGDLTIGEVKAAMKAEGIVVR; encoded by the coding sequence GTGAAGCCGGCGAGTGATGTCGCCACCCGGGTGATCCCGTGTCTGGACGTCGACGACGGCCGCGTGGTCAAGGGCGTGAACTTCGCGAATCTGCGTGACGCCGGGGATCCGGTCGAGCTGGCCGCCGCCTACGACGCCGAGGGCGCCGACGAGCTGACCTTCCTCGACGTCACCGCATCGTCCTCAGGCCGGTCCACGATGCTGGAGGTGGTGCGGCGCACCGCCGAGCAGGTCTTCATCCCGCTGACCGTCGGCGGCGGTGTGCGGTCGATCGCCGACGTCGACGTGCTGCTGCGTGCCGGCGCCGACAAGGTGTCGGTGAACACCGCCGCGATCGCGCGTCCGGAGTTGCTCGCCGAGTTGTCGCGGCAGTTCGGCTCGCAGTGCATCGTGCTGTCGGTCGACGCCCGCACCGTCCCGGAGGGATCCACGCCGACCACGTCGGGGTGGGAGGTCACCACGCACGGCGGTCGGCGCGGCACCGGCATCGACGCGGTCGAATGGGCTTCCCAGGGCGCCGAACTCGGCGTCGGCGAGATCCTGCTGAATTCGATGGACGCCGACGGGACGAAGGCGGGCTTCGATCTGAAGATGCTGCGTGCGGTGCGCGGCGCGGTGACCGTTCCGGTGATCGCGAGCGGGGGCGCAGGAGCGGTGGAGCACTTCGCGCCGGCCGTCTTCGCCGGTGCGGACGCGGTGCTGGCGGCGAGCGTGTTCCATTTCGGTGACCTGACCATCGGTGAGGTGAAGGCGGCGATGAAGGCCGAAGGGATTGTGGTGCGGTGA
- the hisI gene encoding phosphoribosyl-AMP cyclohydrolase: MSLDPTIAARLKRNADGLFTAVVQERGSGDVLMVAWMDDDALARTLETREATYFSRSRGEQWIKGRTSGHTQHVHSVRLDCDGDTVLLVVDQVGGACHTGDHSCFDADLLLDPEA; encoded by the coding sequence GTGAGTCTGGATCCCACGATCGCGGCCCGTCTGAAGCGCAATGCCGACGGTCTGTTCACCGCGGTGGTGCAGGAGCGCGGGTCGGGTGATGTCCTGATGGTCGCGTGGATGGACGACGATGCGCTGGCCCGCACCCTGGAAACCCGTGAGGCGACGTACTTCTCGCGCTCGCGCGGCGAGCAGTGGATCAAGGGCAGGACTTCAGGGCACACGCAGCACGTGCACTCGGTGCGGCTGGACTGTGACGGTGACACCGTGCTGCTCGTGGTCGACCAGGTCGGCGGCGCGTGCCACACCGGCGATCACTCGTGCTTCGACGCCGATCTGTTGCTCGACCCCGAGGCTTAG
- a CDS encoding ABC transporter ATP-binding protein — protein sequence MTAVLELSDVTFRRNGTRIIDGISLTVGAGEHWALLGPNGAGKSTLLGFCAAVLFPTSGTVRILGEQMGRVDLSRLRHSIGHVNPRHQLQYSLTVREVVMTGITATIDTPMRWTASDEENARADAMISAVGLSHKADDVWPTLSQGERGRTLIARALIAEPRLLLLDEPSTGLDVAAREQLLETIDSLDQTHPEVASILVTHHLEELPTSTTHALLIADGRTVASGPARETITTETVSEAFAHPVVVGYDEGRWTARAKASRII from the coding sequence GTGACCGCAGTTCTGGAACTCTCCGATGTGACGTTCCGCCGCAACGGCACACGCATCATCGACGGCATCTCGCTGACCGTCGGCGCGGGTGAGCACTGGGCGCTGCTCGGTCCCAACGGCGCGGGCAAGAGCACGCTGCTGGGATTCTGCGCCGCGGTCCTGTTCCCGACGTCGGGCACGGTGCGGATCCTCGGTGAGCAGATGGGTCGGGTGGATCTGTCCCGGCTGCGGCACTCCATCGGCCACGTGAATCCGCGCCATCAGCTGCAGTACTCGCTGACGGTCCGCGAGGTCGTGATGACCGGGATCACCGCGACGATCGACACTCCGATGCGGTGGACGGCCTCCGACGAGGAGAACGCACGCGCCGACGCGATGATCTCCGCAGTCGGGTTGTCCCACAAGGCCGACGACGTGTGGCCGACGCTGTCCCAGGGTGAGCGCGGCCGCACCCTGATCGCCCGCGCACTGATCGCCGAGCCTCGCCTACTGCTGCTCGACGAGCCGTCCACCGGGCTCGATGTGGCTGCGCGCGAACAGCTTCTGGAGACCATCGACTCCCTGGACCAGACCCACCCCGAAGTGGCGTCCATCCTGGTGACGCACCATCTCGAGGAACTGCCGACCTCGACGACCCATGCGCTGCTGATCGCCGACGGCCGCACCGTGGCCAGTGGCCCGGCCCGCGAGACCATCACCACCGAGACGGTGTCGGAGGCGTTCGCGCATCCCGTGGTGGTCGGCTACGACGAAGGCCGCTGGACCGCGCGGGCCAAGGCGTCACGCATCATCTAG
- a CDS encoding peroxiredoxin: MNRGDRVTEFELPDQTGTTRTLTGLLADGPVVLFFYPAAMTPGCTKEACHFRDLAAEFAAVGATRVGISADPVDKQAQFADKQNFDYPLLSDTEGTVAAQFGVKRGLLGKFMPVKRTTFVIDTDRTVLEVIASEFSMDTHADKALEVLRAR, encoded by the coding sequence GTGAATCGTGGCGATCGCGTGACCGAGTTCGAACTCCCGGACCAGACGGGGACCACCAGGACGTTGACCGGGCTTCTGGCCGACGGCCCCGTCGTGCTGTTCTTCTACCCGGCGGCGATGACCCCGGGGTGCACCAAGGAGGCCTGCCACTTCCGCGACCTCGCCGCCGAGTTCGCCGCGGTGGGTGCCACCCGGGTCGGCATCAGCGCCGACCCCGTCGACAAGCAGGCACAGTTCGCCGACAAGCAGAACTTCGACTATCCCCTACTCTCGGACACCGAGGGCACGGTCGCCGCCCAGTTCGGCGTCAAGCGCGGACTGCTCGGCAAGTTCATGCCGGTGAAACGGACCACGTTCGTCATCGACACCGACCGCACCGTGCTCGAGGTCATCGCCAGCGAGTTCAGCATGGACACCCACGCCGACAAGGCGCTCGAGGTGCTGCGCGCGCGGTGA
- a CDS encoding anthranilate synthase component I has product MQTTADLSVTTSREDFRTLAAEHRVVPVTRKVLADSETPLSAYRKLAANRPGTFLLESAENGRSWSRWSFIGAGAPSALTVRDGEAVWLGVIPQDAPAGGDPLQALRTTLTLLETAALPGLPPLSSGLVGFFAYDLVRRLERLPELTVDDLGLPDMMLLLATDIAAVDHHEGTITLIANAVNWNGTDERVDEAYDDAVARLDVMTAALAEPLASTVATFRRPAPQPRAQLSVDEYTAIVDKLVGDIEAGEAFQVVPSQRFEMDTAADPLDVYRMLRVTNPSPYMYLLNVPDHDGGLDFSIVGSSPEALVTVKDGRATTHPIAGTRWRGDTEEEDILLEKELLSDEKERAEHLMLVDLGRNDLGRVCRPGTVKVEDYSHIERYSHVMHLVSTVTGLLADGRSALDAVTACFPAGTLSGAPKVRAMELIEEVEKTRRGLYGGVLGYLDFAGNADFAIAIRTALMRDGTAYVQAGGGVVADSNGPYEYNESANKARAVLAAIAAAETLSEP; this is encoded by the coding sequence GTGCAGACGACCGCCGATCTCTCCGTGACGACGTCGCGTGAGGACTTCCGGACGCTGGCCGCCGAGCACCGCGTGGTCCCGGTGACCCGCAAGGTGCTCGCCGACAGCGAGACGCCGCTGTCGGCGTATCGCAAGCTCGCCGCCAACCGGCCCGGAACCTTCCTGCTGGAGTCGGCGGAGAACGGCCGGTCGTGGTCGCGATGGTCGTTCATCGGCGCGGGCGCCCCGTCGGCGTTGACGGTCCGCGACGGCGAGGCCGTCTGGCTCGGGGTCATCCCGCAGGACGCGCCCGCCGGGGGTGACCCGCTGCAGGCGCTCAGGACCACGCTGACGCTGCTGGAGACCGCCGCACTGCCCGGCCTGCCGCCGCTGTCCTCGGGTCTGGTCGGTTTCTTCGCCTACGACCTGGTCCGCCGGCTGGAACGGCTGCCGGAGCTGACCGTCGACGACCTCGGCCTGCCGGACATGATGCTGCTGCTGGCCACCGACATCGCGGCGGTCGACCACCACGAGGGCACGATCACGTTGATCGCGAACGCGGTCAACTGGAACGGCACCGACGAACGCGTCGACGAGGCCTACGACGACGCGGTGGCGCGTCTGGACGTGATGACCGCGGCGCTCGCCGAGCCGCTGGCGTCGACGGTCGCGACGTTCCGCAGGCCCGCGCCGCAGCCCCGTGCGCAGCTCAGCGTCGACGAGTACACCGCGATCGTCGACAAACTGGTCGGCGACATCGAGGCCGGTGAGGCCTTCCAGGTGGTGCCGTCGCAACGGTTCGAAATGGACACTGCCGCAGACCCGCTCGATGTGTACCGGATGCTGCGGGTCACCAACCCGAGCCCGTACATGTACCTGCTCAATGTGCCGGATCACGATGGGGGACTGGACTTCTCGATCGTCGGATCGAGCCCCGAAGCGCTCGTCACCGTCAAGGACGGGCGCGCGACGACCCACCCGATCGCCGGTACCCGGTGGCGCGGCGACACCGAAGAGGAGGACATCCTCCTGGAGAAGGAGTTGCTCTCCGACGAGAAAGAACGCGCCGAGCATCTGATGCTCGTCGATCTCGGCCGCAACGATCTGGGCCGGGTCTGCCGGCCGGGCACCGTCAAGGTTGAGGACTACAGCCACATCGAGCGCTACAGCCACGTCATGCACCTGGTGTCGACGGTGACCGGGCTGCTCGCCGACGGCAGGTCCGCCCTCGACGCGGTGACGGCGTGCTTCCCGGCGGGAACGTTGTCGGGGGCGCCGAAGGTGCGGGCCATGGAGCTCATCGAGGAGGTCGAGAAAACCCGTCGCGGCCTGTACGGCGGCGTGCTCGGCTATCTCGACTTCGCGGGCAACGCCGACTTCGCGATCGCGATCCGGACGGCCCTGATGCGCGACGGCACGGCCTATGTGCAGGCCGGCGGCGGCGTCGTCGCCGACTCTAACGGCCCGTACGAATACAACGAGTCCGCCAACAAGGCGCGTGCGGTGCTGGCCGCGATCGCCGCGGCGGAGACGCTGAGCGAGCCGTGA
- a CDS encoding TIGR02234 family membrane protein: MIRIAQLLLILAAAGLWAASRMTWVQISSFDGLGQPKTTDLSGATWSTALVPLALLILAAAVAALAVRGWPLRILAVLVAAASAGMGYLAISLWVVADVAVRAARLAEVPVADLLDTQRDYVGAVITLIAAALSLVGAVVMMRSAARGRAETARYTRRPAAEAPTEASAMSERMIWDALDEGRDPTNPDNKGR, translated from the coding sequence GTGATCCGGATCGCGCAGCTCCTTCTGATCCTCGCCGCGGCGGGGCTCTGGGCGGCGTCGCGGATGACGTGGGTGCAGATCAGTTCCTTCGACGGTCTCGGGCAGCCGAAGACCACGGACCTGTCCGGAGCCACCTGGTCGACCGCGCTCGTTCCGCTGGCGCTGCTGATCCTGGCGGCGGCGGTCGCGGCGCTGGCCGTGCGCGGGTGGCCGTTGCGGATCCTGGCGGTGCTGGTGGCCGCCGCGAGCGCCGGCATGGGTTATCTGGCGATCAGCCTGTGGGTGGTCGCCGATGTGGCTGTGCGCGCCGCACGGTTGGCCGAGGTGCCGGTGGCCGATCTGCTCGACACGCAGCGCGACTACGTCGGCGCGGTGATCACCCTGATCGCGGCCGCGTTGTCGCTGGTGGGTGCCGTCGTGATGATGCGGTCGGCCGCGCGCGGGCGCGCCGAGACCGCGCGCTACACCCGCCGACCCGCCGCCGAGGCACCGACCGAGGCGTCGGCGATGTCGGAGCGGATGATCTGGGATGCGCTCGATGAGGGACGCGATCCGACCAATCCCGACAACAAGGGGCGGTGA